A region from the Nostoc sp. HK-01 genome encodes:
- a CDS encoding putative acyl-CoA dehydrogenase: MIKSLEKVADTTIQFSAPIRTNSPELQQLLDYIALGASDRDRDRILPFDVVELIRRSKLGALRIPVAEGGGGSTARELFEVVIKLGDADPNVAHIVRNHFSVTERILRSERTERNRRWLKAVADGAIIGLASTELEVKRAGGGQVVNTKLTPDGDGYRLNGTKYYSTGSLYADWIFVRVLVPDGTTAFILIPTNREGIDLIDDWDGFGQRLTGTGTTTFTNVRVETSEVFFETDTDKDNLPYNIVPQLFLTAINAGIIRSVLRDATNLVHKRPRTFYHAVSEQAAEDPILQQTVGQIAANAFAAEAIVLAAADGLDLLPAAKAQGEEAETAAALETSLSAAKAKLIVDDLALRSATLLFEVGGASTTKKSSNFDRHWRNARTLSSHNPNHFKARAIGDYEINGTPLPQRGFF; this comes from the coding sequence ATGATTAAAAGTCTAGAAAAAGTTGCAGATACAACAATCCAGTTTTCGGCTCCAATCAGAACTAACTCACCGGAACTCCAACAGTTGCTCGACTATATAGCTCTGGGAGCAAGTGATCGCGATCGCGATCGCATCTTGCCTTTTGATGTAGTTGAATTAATTCGACGTTCCAAGTTAGGTGCATTACGAATCCCCGTAGCCGAAGGTGGCGGTGGTAGCACAGCAAGAGAATTATTCGAGGTGGTGATTAAGTTAGGCGATGCAGACCCGAACGTAGCTCACATTGTCCGCAATCATTTTTCTGTCACAGAGCGAATTTTGCGTTCTGAACGCACCGAAAGAAATCGGCGTTGGTTAAAAGCCGTGGCTGATGGGGCAATTATTGGCCTCGCTTCTACAGAATTAGAAGTTAAACGGGCTGGCGGTGGCCAAGTTGTGAATACAAAATTAACTCCCGATGGCGACGGCTATCGTCTGAATGGGACGAAGTATTACAGCACTGGCAGTCTTTATGCAGACTGGATTTTTGTGCGGGTACTAGTACCCGATGGCACTACAGCGTTCATATTAATTCCTACTAACCGTGAAGGAATTGATCTGATAGATGATTGGGACGGCTTCGGACAAAGACTTACAGGCACAGGAACAACCACATTCACCAATGTTCGTGTCGAAACAAGTGAAGTGTTTTTTGAGACGGACACAGACAAAGACAACCTGCCATACAATATCGTCCCGCAATTATTCTTGACTGCTATTAACGCTGGTATTATTCGCAGCGTTCTGCGTGATGCCACAAACCTTGTCCATAAACGTCCCCGGACTTTTTATCATGCCGTATCCGAGCAAGCAGCAGAAGACCCCATCTTACAGCAAACTGTTGGACAAATTGCTGCCAATGCCTTTGCGGCAGAAGCGATCGTTTTAGCCGCAGCCGATGGACTTGATTTGCTCCCTGCGGCTAAAGCCCAAGGCGAAGAAGCAGAAACCGCCGCAGCCTTAGAAACTTCTTTAAGTGCAGCTAAAGCCAAATTAATTGTCGATGATTTGGCTTTACGTTCAGCCACCTTACTATTTGAAGTTGGCGGGGCTTCCACAACGAAAAAAAGCTCCAACTTTGACCGCCACTGGCGCAATGCTCGTACTTTATCCTCACACAACCCAAATCACTTTAAGGCGCGTGCGATCGGCGACTATGAGATAAACGGTACGCCATTGCCGCAGAGAGGATTCTTTTAA
- a CDS encoding alkanesulfonate monooxygenase — MSVIDTTAVRKDIEVLTSPTDYPDSPLSQALKQPVLLGLFLPIHHGGWSSSHLPRTTDWSFDYNAKLTQKAEELGFDLVFGYSTWQPKGGQGPTRTEAGLDAFIATASLAGMTSRILLISTIHVLYGPWHPIHLAKFGATLDHISKGRWGINVVTGHRAYEHELFGWSQIEHDRRYEMADEFVTVLKRLWSETENFSYQSQKSSWQFKDAYISPRPLYGRPVLVNATGSDAGIEFAGRHSDIVFITSPAGGDIDSALSSLPAHTKRVKQSAIAQGRQVRTLLNPLIVLRDTEKEAEEYAQAIIDHADYESIAGRSRISSDAHAWRGHQKGNLRHSVGSAIGGNVQLIGSPEQITEQLLQLNKAGVDGFQIAFYDFEPDLDLFGKRVLPLLKQAGLRI; from the coding sequence ATGAGCGTAATTGATACTACTGCTGTAAGAAAGGATATAGAGGTGCTTACTTCTCCTACAGACTATCCTGATAGTCCATTATCTCAAGCTCTGAAACAGCCTGTATTACTAGGGTTATTCTTACCAATTCATCACGGTGGCTGGAGTTCATCACATTTGCCGCGCACTACCGATTGGTCTTTTGATTACAATGCCAAGTTGACCCAAAAGGCTGAGGAGTTGGGGTTTGACCTCGTTTTTGGTTATTCCACATGGCAACCGAAGGGTGGGCAAGGCCCAACACGCACGGAAGCGGGTTTGGATGCGTTCATTGCAACTGCTTCTCTGGCTGGGATGACCTCACGAATTCTCTTAATCTCAACAATTCACGTTCTTTATGGGCCTTGGCATCCCATTCATCTGGCTAAATTTGGGGCGACATTAGACCACATTTCCAAAGGTCGGTGGGGAATTAACGTTGTCACGGGACACCGGGCTTATGAGCATGAATTGTTCGGTTGGAGTCAAATCGAACACGATCGCCGCTACGAAATGGCTGATGAATTTGTCACTGTCTTAAAGAGACTTTGGTCAGAAACCGAGAACTTTTCTTACCAGAGTCAAAAAAGCTCTTGGCAGTTCAAAGATGCTTACATTAGTCCTCGTCCGCTTTATGGTCGTCCTGTTTTAGTTAACGCCACTGGTTCAGATGCGGGTATCGAGTTTGCGGGTCGTCATTCTGATATTGTGTTTATCACCAGTCCGGCTGGCGGAGATATAGACAGTGCTTTGTCATCGTTACCTGCCCATACTAAGCGCGTGAAGCAATCGGCGATCGCCCAAGGTAGACAAGTCCGCACGCTGCTAAATCCGTTGATTGTTCTGCGAGACACGGAAAAAGAGGCGGAAGAATACGCTCAGGCAATTATTGACCATGCCGATTATGAGTCAATTGCGGGACGTTCTCGCATTAGCAGCGATGCACACGCTTGGAGAGGGCATCAAAAGGGAAATCTGCGTCATAGCGTTGGTAGTGCGATCGGCGGTAACGTGCAGCTAATTGGTTCGCCAGAACAAATCACCGAACAACTTTTGCAACTAAATAAAGCTGGTGTCGATGGTTTTCAGATAGCTTTCTACGATTTTGAGCCTGATTTAGATTTATTCGGTAAGCGAGTTCTACCACTACTCAAACAAGCTGGTCTGAGAATTTAA
- a CDS encoding taurine catabolism dioxygenase TauD/TfdA, with translation MGYKHIEVKPTSGFTGAEISGVNLSTHLHDDVVAEIRKALLKWKVVFFRNQNIDHAAQIAFTSRFGEVTYAHPHEDEPIEGFSQILPIDRSRFERRNGLRRTSYESRWHTDVTAVVNPPAGSILRAVNVPTFGGDTQWTNLVAAYEGLSAPLRALADGLKAEHRFNARLRIPSNSKYAQRIAANPQVSIHPVVRVHPETGERALFVNPGFTSHILDVSPQESELLLELFFNQITKPAYTTRFRWHNGDIAFWDNRATSHLAPQDLDHIEVERVLYRTTITGDVPVGPDGFKSQVVEGEPLTSDLPTVLKQKAEKVLAEPALN, from the coding sequence ATGGGCTACAAGCATATTGAAGTCAAACCAACTTCTGGTTTCACTGGTGCTGAAATCAGCGGCGTGAATCTTTCAACTCATCTGCACGATGATGTAGTTGCCGAAATTCGCAAAGCACTATTGAAGTGGAAAGTCGTATTCTTTCGCAACCAAAATATAGATCATGCGGCACAAATCGCCTTTACATCTCGTTTCGGCGAAGTGACTTATGCACATCCCCACGAAGATGAGCCAATAGAAGGCTTTTCCCAAATCTTACCAATTGACCGCAGCCGCTTTGAGCGTCGCAACGGTCTACGGCGTACCAGCTATGAAAGCCGTTGGCACACTGATGTGACTGCGGTTGTTAACCCTCCTGCGGGTTCAATTTTGCGGGCGGTGAATGTTCCCACCTTTGGCGGTGATACACAGTGGACTAACTTGGTTGCAGCTTATGAAGGTTTGTCTGCACCCTTACGCGCCCTAGCAGATGGATTAAAAGCCGAGCATAGATTTAATGCACGTTTGCGGATACCCAGTAATAGCAAATATGCTCAACGGATTGCAGCTAATCCACAGGTTTCGATTCACCCAGTAGTGCGGGTTCATCCTGAGACTGGTGAACGCGCACTATTTGTGAATCCTGGCTTCACCTCCCACATTCTGGATGTGTCGCCCCAAGAAAGCGAACTACTCCTGGAGTTGTTCTTCAACCAAATCACTAAACCTGCTTACACCACCCGCTTCCGTTGGCACAATGGTGATATTGCATTCTGGGACAACCGCGCTACTTCCCATTTAGCACCCCAGGATTTAGATCATATAGAAGTTGAGCGCGTACTCTATCGCACCACCATTACAGGCGATGTTCCTGTTGGGCCAGATGGTTTTAAATCGCAAGTGGTTGAAGGTGAGCCATTAACAAGTGATTTACCAACAGTCCTGAAACAAAAAGCTGAGAAGGTGTTAGCAGAACCAGCGCTAAACTAA
- a CDS encoding putative ABC transporter permease protein, with protein MQGQELLQSLLQATTETFYMVGISALVAIALGLPLGLLLVMTGPGNLLDFPQLHKVLGAIVNTGRSFPFIILLVVLTPLTRLIVGTSIGSTAALVPLTLAAIPFFGRIAETSILEVDKGLIEAAQAMGCNYWQIILKVLIPEALPSLVLGMTILIVSLLNSSAMAGAVGGGGLGNLAIQYGYQRFDVGVMFSTIVVLIALVQIIQFLGDLIAQRMRKR; from the coding sequence ATGCAAGGACAAGAACTACTACAAAGCTTGCTGCAAGCCACTACTGAAACTTTTTACATGGTTGGTATATCTGCCCTAGTTGCTATAGCTTTAGGCTTGCCTTTGGGGTTGTTGCTAGTGATGACAGGCCCTGGTAACTTGTTAGATTTTCCGCAACTGCATAAAGTATTGGGTGCGATCGTTAATACTGGACGCTCATTTCCGTTTATTATTCTGCTGGTCGTTTTAACTCCACTCACCCGCTTAATTGTCGGTACTTCCATCGGTAGCACCGCCGCCTTAGTTCCCCTCACCCTCGCCGCCATTCCATTTTTTGGCCGCATTGCTGAAACCAGCATTTTAGAAGTTGATAAAGGACTCATAGAGGCCGCCCAAGCAATGGGATGCAATTATTGGCAAATCATTCTCAAAGTATTGATACCGGAAGCTTTGCCTTCACTAGTATTAGGTATGACAATTCTGATTGTGAGTTTACTTAACTCCTCCGCAATGGCTGGGGCTGTTGGTGGCGGTGGTTTAGGTAACTTAGCAATTCAATACGGCTACCAACGCTTTGATGTAGGGGTGATGTTTTCTACCATTGTAGTTTTAATTGCATTAGTACAGATTATTCAATTCTTAGGTGATTTAATTGCCCAGCGTATGCGAAAACGCTAA
- a CDS encoding nitrilotriacetate monooxygenase component A — MSITKQLKLGAFMRPVSIHTGAWRYPGAIPDANFNFSALKKFIQKLEQGKFDAFFMADHLAVLNMPVNALKRSHTVTSFEPFTLLSALSTVTENIGLVATASTTYDAPYHIARRFASLDHISGGRAGWNIVTTANPDAALNFNLEEEIEHDERYRRAREFYDVVTGLWDSFADDAFVRDVEAGIYFDPDKLHVLNHKGKYLSVRGPLNIARPVQGWPVIVQAGASEAGRQLAAETAEAVFAPAGNLEAGKALFADIKGRAKAIGRDPDSIKILPGALVVVGETVAEAQAKRVYLDSLVHYDSGIASLNGALGYDVSGFDPDGPLPEIPPTNAGHSSRERVIALAQRENLTIRQLAQRVGSYGGLAFVGTPQTIADEMEKWLFEEGSDGFNIMFPYLPEGLNDFVDKVIPELQSRGIFRTEYEGTTLRENLGLPRPANRFFESERSPAVI, encoded by the coding sequence TGGGGCTATACCTGATGCTAATTTCAACTTCTCTGCACTGAAAAAATTCATCCAAAAACTAGAGCAAGGCAAATTTGACGCATTCTTCATGGCAGATCACTTAGCAGTGCTAAATATGCCAGTCAACGCTCTGAAACGCAGTCATACGGTGACATCTTTCGAGCCGTTTACCCTGCTTTCTGCCCTCTCTACCGTCACCGAAAACATCGGATTAGTAGCTACAGCTTCCACAACGTATGATGCGCCTTACCACATCGCGCGTCGCTTCGCCTCTCTAGACCATATCAGTGGCGGTCGTGCTGGCTGGAACATCGTCACTACAGCCAATCCAGATGCCGCACTCAACTTTAATTTAGAAGAAGAGATAGAGCATGACGAACGCTACCGCCGGGCGAGGGAATTTTATGATGTTGTTACGGGGCTTTGGGATTCCTTTGCTGATGATGCCTTTGTTCGGGATGTGGAAGCCGGGATTTATTTTGACCCCGATAAGCTTCACGTTCTGAATCACAAAGGCAAATATCTCTCGGTGCGGGGGCCATTAAATATTGCTAGACCCGTCCAAGGCTGGCCTGTAATTGTCCAGGCTGGCGCATCGGAAGCGGGACGGCAATTAGCCGCCGAAACTGCCGAGGCTGTGTTTGCGCCAGCGGGTAATCTGGAGGCTGGTAAGGCTTTATTTGCAGATATCAAAGGACGCGCGAAAGCGATTGGACGTGACCCCGATAGTATAAAAATTCTTCCTGGTGCTTTAGTTGTGGTCGGGGAAACCGTCGCTGAAGCACAAGCCAAACGTGTTTATTTAGATAGCCTCGTACATTACGACAGTGGAATCGCCAGCTTAAATGGTGCGCTGGGCTACGATGTTTCCGGTTTTGACCCTGATGGCCCCTTACCAGAAATTCCCCCAACTAATGCCGGACACTCTTCACGAGAAAGAGTAATAGCCTTAGCGCAACGTGAAAATCTCACTATTCGACAACTGGCGCAACGCGTTGGCAGTTATGGCGGGTTGGCTTTCGTTGGTACACCCCAAACCATCGCCGATGAGATGGAAAAATGGCTGTTTGAGGAAGGCTCTGACGGCTTCAACATTATGTTCCCTTATCTTCCTGAAGGGTTGAACGATTTTGTTGACAAGGTAATCCCCGAACTCCAAAGCCGGGGAATTTTCCGCACCGAGTACGAGGGAACAACCTTGCGGGAAAATCTGGGACTCCCCCGCCCTGCTAACCGTTTCTTTGAATCTGAACGATCGCCAGCAGTTATTTAG